In Catalinimonas alkaloidigena, a genomic segment contains:
- the traM gene encoding conjugative transposon protein TraM → MKTINFRQPKYVFPLFALPLFLVLFYVFGGEAPVPQAQASAHARLDSLNFKLPAAVLDRRTVKNKLESFTEAYARREDYTAMLELEEEASGKRIIASAYNEEEKRLLDSLQTQLLKGEKEDFLTSVARRAQEPTPAVSLPPSDLARSNQPRRETEEEREMRLFRQQMLLIDSLSKAPPTGKGPADVRPEQPAPPQTPPPVDVQRVASSVQRTRGAFHTIQVRPNDSRIKAILDETLKVEEGSRIRIRLMDQILVGEYLMEKGEYVYGRVTGFAAQRVLITVSDVLLGDTPVPVQLEVYDQDGMPGLYVPGSRFRELTKEMGANLASGTGTQGRLQDAPDNQTEVFYEIADQLLRTSSRAASHAARRNRAELKYNSVLYLVHN, encoded by the coding sequence ATGAAAACAATTAATTTTCGTCAACCCAAGTACGTATTTCCTCTTTTTGCCCTGCCGCTTTTCCTGGTTCTGTTCTATGTGTTCGGCGGAGAAGCGCCTGTGCCGCAGGCACAGGCGAGTGCGCACGCCCGACTGGATTCGCTGAATTTTAAGCTGCCGGCAGCGGTGCTGGACCGGCGTACCGTCAAAAACAAGCTGGAAAGCTTTACAGAAGCGTACGCCCGGCGCGAAGATTATACGGCCATGCTGGAGTTGGAAGAAGAAGCGAGTGGCAAGCGCATTATCGCGAGTGCCTACAACGAAGAAGAAAAGCGACTGCTGGATAGCTTGCAAACGCAACTCCTAAAAGGAGAAAAGGAAGATTTTCTCACCAGTGTGGCCCGCCGCGCCCAAGAACCTACTCCCGCCGTTTCGTTGCCTCCTTCGGACCTCGCCCGGAGCAATCAACCCCGACGGGAAACGGAAGAAGAACGGGAGATGCGCCTTTTCCGTCAGCAGATGCTGTTGATCGACAGCCTCAGCAAAGCTCCACCGACCGGGAAAGGGCCTGCTGACGTGAGGCCCGAACAGCCTGCCCCCCCCCAAACGCCCCCTCCGGTCGATGTACAGCGGGTCGCCTCCTCCGTCCAACGCACCCGGGGGGCGTTCCATACCATCCAGGTACGGCCCAACGATAGCCGCATCAAGGCGATCCTGGACGAAACCCTGAAGGTTGAGGAAGGAAGCCGCATCCGAATCCGGCTCATGGATCAGATCCTGGTCGGCGAGTACCTGATGGAAAAAGGCGAGTACGTCTACGGCCGTGTGACTGGTTTTGCCGCTCAGCGGGTCCTGATCACGGTGAGCGATGTGCTCCTGGGGGACACGCCTGTGCCGGTGCAATTAGAGGTGTACGATCAGGACGGCATGCCGGGACTGTATGTGCCGGGAAGCCGTTTTCGAGAGTTGACCAAGGAGATGGGGGCCAACCTTGCCAGTGGCACCGGTACGCAGGGCCGGTTACAGGATGCCCCCGATAACCAGACAGAGGTTTTTTACGAAATCGCTGATCAGCTGCTGCGTACCTCCTCCCGTGCTGCTTCCCACGCTGCTCGCCGGAACCGGGCAGAATTAAAATACAATTCCGTTCTCTACCTCGTGCATAATTAA
- a CDS encoding TraG family conjugative transposon ATPase, whose protein sequence is MAKAKTFELPYIGFSRDPIPLVFTQNADYSVVIRIQNPVLQYAADQSQYLGFHKLLQLIAKGLGSGYTLHKQDVIVRKQFRTEAFTAQQDFLSQAHERHFQGRIYTEITTYLTLTRQAKRGVFFTYDERQYKQFILDVQKVVEQLKARKMQPVMLEERDVKHHLKRLLAGNFADEHFSLSNFDCSDEAISLGNAQMKIVSLVDIDEVNLPGTLTPFSEMDELGYPFPMDLLTFLLKVPGEVVIYNQYLLIPEQHKTLKGLEAKKKRHESFPGPENETCIRDINAMLQDVASMGQLAVYAHFNILIKDDPEQIHRSVNYLEGELFNIGIIPSKNAYNQLELFRAMLPGNAGELQSYDLFLTSLDAALCFFFKERLPSHEASSFQVYFSDRQGIPVAIDTLDRPMETGRINNRNMFVLGPSGSGKSFFTNHLIRQYFLYDMDIVLVDTGHSYQGLCSYYGGRYITYEEGRPITMNPFRVMPEEYNEEKREFLKSLIGLLWKGTEGQLTTIEDTVISSVIARYYTRYFKAERPDPSGLSFNSFYEFSLREIESIRLSEQIPFNLDEYRYILKKFYRGGEYDQILNNAFDTSLFEEKFIVFEIDAIKEHRLLFPITTIIIMDVFIQKMRHKTNRKALIIEEAWKAIASPMMAGYILYLYKTVRKFFGLAAVVTQELDDIIGNPIVKDSIINNSDTIALLDQTKFRDNYDAVSRLLSISEVEQKKIFTINQLTNKEGRGRFKEVYIRRGKSGEVYGVEVSLFEYLTFTTERREKELVMQYVRHYGSYRIGLQTLIADLEQAQVSLAEFIGVVQRALVFFAPAETALTAFLAQQAPTGTSVYHHAQEVVHHRGAASSPDAATRMAI, encoded by the coding sequence ATGGCCAAGGCAAAAACCTTTGAACTTCCCTACATCGGGTTTTCCCGTGACCCGATTCCCCTCGTTTTTACGCAGAATGCCGACTACTCCGTCGTGATCCGAATCCAGAATCCGGTCTTGCAATATGCCGCAGACCAGAGTCAGTACTTAGGATTTCACAAGTTACTGCAGTTGATTGCGAAAGGATTGGGCAGTGGCTACACCCTGCACAAGCAGGACGTCATTGTCAGGAAACAATTTCGGACAGAGGCATTTACTGCCCAGCAGGACTTTCTCAGCCAGGCGCACGAGCGTCACTTTCAAGGACGTATTTACACAGAAATTACGACTTACCTAACCCTGACCCGACAGGCGAAACGCGGGGTTTTCTTTACGTACGACGAACGCCAGTACAAACAGTTCATCCTGGACGTACAAAAGGTAGTCGAGCAGTTGAAAGCCCGTAAGATGCAGCCCGTTATGCTGGAGGAGCGAGACGTGAAACACCACTTGAAGCGTCTGTTGGCCGGTAATTTTGCAGATGAGCACTTTTCCCTAAGCAACTTCGACTGCAGTGACGAAGCCATTTCCCTGGGCAATGCCCAGATGAAAATCGTCTCCCTCGTGGACATCGACGAAGTCAACCTGCCGGGAACCCTGACTCCCTTCTCCGAGATGGACGAACTGGGCTATCCGTTTCCTATGGACCTGCTGACCTTCCTGCTGAAGGTTCCCGGTGAAGTGGTGATTTACAACCAGTACCTTCTCATTCCGGAGCAGCACAAAACCCTCAAGGGGCTGGAAGCCAAAAAGAAGCGGCACGAGAGCTTTCCAGGTCCGGAGAATGAGACCTGCATTCGCGACATCAACGCGATGTTACAAGATGTAGCCAGCATGGGGCAACTGGCCGTGTATGCGCACTTCAACATACTGATCAAAGACGATCCGGAGCAGATTCACCGCAGTGTCAACTACCTCGAAGGCGAACTCTTTAATATCGGCATCATCCCGAGTAAAAATGCCTACAACCAGCTGGAGCTGTTTCGGGCCATGCTACCCGGGAACGCCGGAGAACTGCAGTCCTATGACTTGTTTCTGACCAGCCTGGATGCCGCACTTTGTTTTTTTTTTAAGGAGCGACTGCCCTCTCATGAAGCGAGCAGCTTCCAGGTCTACTTTTCAGATCGCCAGGGTATTCCTGTGGCCATCGACACGCTGGACCGGCCCATGGAAACCGGACGCATCAACAACCGCAATATGTTTGTTCTGGGCCCGTCAGGCAGTGGAAAGTCATTTTTTACCAACCACCTGATCCGGCAGTACTTTCTTTATGACATGGACATTGTGCTGGTGGATACCGGACACAGCTATCAGGGGTTGTGCAGCTACTACGGTGGCCGCTACATCACCTACGAGGAGGGCCGCCCCATTACCATGAACCCGTTTCGGGTGATGCCGGAAGAATACAACGAAGAGAAACGCGAGTTTCTCAAGTCACTCATCGGGCTATTGTGGAAAGGGACCGAGGGCCAGCTTACGACGATTGAAGATACGGTCATCTCCAGCGTCATTGCCCGTTACTATACCCGCTACTTCAAAGCCGAGCGGCCCGACCCGTCCGGCCTTTCGTTCAATAGCTTTTATGAATTCAGTCTTCGGGAAATTGAGTCGATCCGGCTCTCTGAGCAGATTCCCTTCAACCTGGACGAATACCGTTATATTCTGAAGAAGTTTTACCGGGGCGGTGAATACGACCAGATTCTCAACAATGCTTTCGATACGAGCTTATTCGAGGAAAAATTCATTGTCTTTGAAATCGATGCGATCAAAGAACACCGGCTTTTATTTCCCATCACCACCATCATCATCATGGACGTGTTCATCCAGAAAATGCGTCATAAGACTAACCGCAAGGCCCTGATCATCGAAGAGGCCTGGAAAGCCATTGCCTCCCCCATGATGGCCGGTTACATTCTCTACCTCTACAAAACGGTCCGAAAGTTCTTCGGCCTGGCGGCGGTCGTTACCCAGGAATTGGATGACATCATTGGTAATCCGATCGTCAAGGATTCCATCATCAACAACTCGGACACCATTGCCCTGCTGGACCAGACCAAGTTTCGGGATAATTACGATGCGGTATCCCGGCTGCTCAGCATCAGTGAGGTAGAGCAGAAAAAGATCTTTACGATCAACCAGCTGACCAATAAAGAGGGGAGAGGACGCTTCAAAGAAGTATACATACGCCGGGGAAAAAGCGGAGAAGTCTACGGCGTAGAAGTATCGCTGTTTGAATACCTCACGTTCACCACGGAGCGGCGGGAAAAGGAGTTGGTGATGCAGTACGTCCGCCACTACGGCAGCTATCGGATTGGCCTACAAACCCTTATTGCCGACCTGGAACAGGCGCAGGTGTCCCTGGCCGAATTCATCGGCGTGGTGCAACGCGCGCTGGTGTTCTTTGCGCCTGCGGAAACCGCCCTGACTGCGTTCCTGGCGCAGCAAGCTCCTACGGGAACCTCCGTCTACCACCATGCTCAGGAGGTGGTACACCACCGTGGGGCGGCGTCTTCCCCTGACGCAGCAACGCGTATGGCCATATGA
- a CDS encoding DUF4138 domain-containing protein → MMRFLLALPLLLACWLSGESHAHPEAFPNAAQTRPPEKPRTRLRTIYLHETITTVFICSERIQKGDLSTSYVEGDLLAPNILRIKPVLQHLPEQLLAQSAEGRAVDAPRSIDASLPAGTSLGMVTILTETYLLQFNLVYAPATEADKQVCVTQADGIPLLTGEMSLSSQEMKAFCLQILRKKPRPDAVKTKAYKMELRLNNLYTVGDYFFVDVTLLNHTHIPYDIDQIRFKVADKRITKATNVQDIELSPAFQLYAATHFQDQYHNVFVFKKFTFPADKVFTIEFAEEQLSGRRIELKIDYQDLLSADLL, encoded by the coding sequence ATGATGCGCTTTCTACTCGCACTCCCCCTCCTTCTCGCTTGCTGGCTTTCCGGGGAAAGTCACGCTCATCCGGAAGCATTTCCCAATGCTGCGCAAACCCGGCCCCCGGAAAAGCCCCGGACGAGGCTGCGTACCATCTACCTCCACGAAACCATCACCACCGTTTTTATCTGCTCTGAGCGCATTCAGAAGGGTGATTTGAGTACTTCTTACGTCGAAGGAGATTTACTGGCTCCCAACATCCTGCGTATCAAACCGGTCCTGCAACACCTCCCTGAGCAACTGTTGGCGCAATCGGCTGAAGGCCGCGCGGTGGATGCACCTCGCAGTATTGACGCTTCTCTGCCCGCCGGCACTTCCCTGGGCATGGTCACCATTCTGACGGAAACGTATCTGCTCCAGTTCAACCTCGTGTATGCACCGGCGACAGAGGCAGACAAACAGGTTTGCGTAACGCAAGCAGATGGCATTCCCCTGCTCACCGGAGAGATGAGCTTATCTTCTCAGGAAATGAAAGCGTTTTGCCTGCAGATTCTGCGGAAAAAACCTCGGCCTGATGCTGTAAAGACGAAGGCGTATAAGATGGAACTTCGGCTCAATAACCTGTATACAGTGGGAGATTACTTCTTTGTCGATGTCACATTGCTCAACCACACGCACATTCCCTATGACATTGACCAGATTCGCTTTAAGGTGGCGGACAAACGCATCACGAAAGCTACCAACGTCCAGGACATTGAACTCTCGCCCGCATTTCAGCTCTACGCAGCCACGCATTTCCAGGACCAGTATCACAATGTATTTGTGTTCAAGAAGTTTACATTCCCCGCGGATAAGGTGTTCACCATCGAGTTTGCGGAAGAGCAGCTTTCCGGTCGAAGGATTGAGTTAAAAATCGACTACCAGGATTTGCTCAGCGCCGATCTGTTATGA
- a CDS encoding helix-turn-helix domain-containing protein — MQITQEMLGSRLHALRKALGKKQTEVMEQTQATQAAISRLEAGKGGSIEVLLSMINYYNRYFVMDQLFEPEFTILRRGQKRIELHFDQLILQEVSALEGEINERLNQIRKMVQSTSSQVPTSLDDEIV, encoded by the coding sequence ATGCAAATTACGCAGGAAATGCTGGGCAGTAGGCTACACGCGTTACGGAAAGCACTTGGGAAAAAGCAGACGGAAGTGATGGAGCAGACGCAAGCCACCCAAGCAGCCATCAGCCGCCTGGAGGCGGGCAAAGGCGGCAGCATCGAGGTGCTGCTGTCCATGATCAACTATTACAATCGGTACTTTGTCATGGATCAGCTTTTTGAACCGGAATTTACAATCCTGCGCCGTGGCCAAAAGCGTATCGAGCTACATTTTGATCAGCTGATCCTGCAGGAAGTATCGGCCCTGGAAGGGGAGATCAACGAGCGCCTCAACCAGATTCGGAAGATGGTGCAATCTACTTCTTCACAGGTTCCGACGAGTCTGGACGATGAGATTGTTTAA
- a CDS encoding M23 family metallopeptidase, with product MLLGILSSSAYAQPPSAPPTPFHSVEPTGTPIRVRRASLSLPANPGQRTPDAPPVPVRPSTTVSSTAFTAARLPLDSLRVTSPFGYRRDPGKAQPGVQFHAGLDLQAGRDSVRCWMAGEVTKVAYDPRLGMYVKVRHPLPADASEQRAAPAYESIYGHLSCFFVREGQFLAAGHLLGMTGHTGRATGNHLHFALRYRGHYVDPLPYLQWIVKQSHRPDSSEPVKK from the coding sequence GTGCTCCTCGGCATTCTTTCTTCATCCGCGTATGCCCAGCCGCCTTCCGCCCCCCCCACTCCCTTTCACTCCGTTGAACCAACAGGTACGCCCATTCGGGTGCGCCGTGCTTCCCTTTCACTACCCGCCAACCCTGGGCAGCGCACACCAGACGCCCCTCCTGTTCCCGTCCGACCCAGCACCACTGTATCCTCAACGGCCTTCACGGCCGCCCGTCTGCCTCTGGATTCGTTGCGGGTAACCAGTCCCTTCGGCTACCGCCGGGATCCAGGCAAGGCCCAACCCGGGGTACAGTTTCATGCCGGTCTCGACTTGCAGGCTGGTCGTGATTCGGTACGGTGCTGGATGGCTGGTGAGGTCACCAAAGTGGCCTATGATCCCCGCCTGGGCATGTATGTAAAAGTTCGTCACCCTCTTCCCGCCGATGCATCAGAGCAACGGGCGGCGCCAGCCTATGAATCCATTTACGGACACCTTTCCTGCTTTTTTGTCCGCGAAGGGCAGTTTCTTGCGGCGGGTCATCTTTTGGGCATGACCGGCCACACCGGGCGTGCCACCGGAAATCATTTACATTTCGCACTCCGGTACAGAGGGCACTACGTTGACCCGCTTCCCTACCTGCAATGGATCGTTAAACAATCTCATCGTCCAGACTCGTCGGAACCTGTGAAGAAGTAG
- a CDS encoding type IV secretory system conjugative DNA transfer family protein: MEETSELKKLYALLQAAVYVLVLLDAAVFVLAFKPFMPTLLVALLHRLARIPVFDNVLYIRLSLLVVIGMVSVGTKARKNLHFRTGRYVVAPLVIGLLLLFGSVPFYHPAFAAEPVLAGFAWSELVYMLGGAGGALLTHLALDNLSKRVQSSLLKDKFNVENESFQQPQRCERTEYSVNIPMLFYWKGKVRKGWLNVANPFRGLLLFGTPGSGKTFGIINPCIKQMLSKGFSLLVYDFKHPDLGKVAYHHYRLHHQQGKPLAHHAFHVINLDEVEKSRRVNPLRADYIQTMADAYESAEALVEALRRGDRARGSDQFFTQSAVNFLTAVIYFLARYQQGRYSTLAHVLAFLNLGYEELFSTLFQEAELEFVLSPFESAYRNKAYEQLEGQIGTVRVQTSRLLTKESCWVFTGDDVPLALNDPRHPSVLILANNPATQSINSACYSVVLNRITRLINRKGGCPSGIIADEFPTVYFHKIENLIATARSNRVATVLGLQDLPQLKAQYGKETADVLTSVPAHVLSGKVNHRETLDWLEKLFGKVKQVRGGLSIDRNRTTSSLNEHSDALIPAHKIADLKAGELVGKLAYESDRYTGQYQTSNLHCKVNLSLKEVAEEEQKYQDLPRYYNFGDAQQKQQRLLAHLLQVKQEVKQITQQAQSHANYAGNAGQ, from the coding sequence ATGGAAGAAACCAGTGAGCTGAAAAAGCTTTACGCTCTGCTTCAGGCAGCCGTTTATGTACTGGTCCTGCTGGATGCGGCCGTATTTGTACTGGCGTTTAAGCCCTTCATGCCTACGCTTCTTGTAGCGTTGTTGCACCGGCTGGCCCGGATTCCTGTGTTTGACAATGTACTCTACATTCGACTCAGCTTGCTGGTGGTCATCGGCATGGTCAGCGTGGGAACAAAAGCCAGAAAGAATCTCCACTTTCGAACGGGCCGGTACGTGGTGGCACCTTTGGTAATAGGGCTTCTGCTTTTGTTCGGTTCGGTTCCTTTTTACCACCCTGCGTTTGCAGCCGAGCCCGTGCTGGCTGGCTTTGCTTGGTCTGAGCTGGTGTACATGCTGGGTGGGGCAGGGGGGGCACTGCTAACGCACCTGGCACTGGACAACCTGAGTAAACGCGTTCAGTCCTCACTTCTGAAGGATAAATTCAATGTAGAGAACGAAAGTTTTCAGCAACCCCAGCGGTGTGAGCGAACCGAATATTCGGTGAACATTCCGATGCTTTTTTACTGGAAGGGAAAAGTCAGAAAGGGGTGGCTCAACGTGGCCAATCCCTTCCGGGGACTGCTCCTGTTTGGTACACCGGGATCAGGCAAAACGTTCGGGATCATCAATCCGTGTATTAAGCAGATGTTGAGCAAGGGGTTTTCGCTTCTGGTCTACGATTTTAAACATCCAGATCTGGGCAAAGTAGCCTATCACCATTACCGCTTGCACCATCAGCAAGGCAAGCCTTTGGCCCACCATGCCTTTCACGTGATCAACCTGGATGAGGTTGAAAAAAGCCGACGGGTGAACCCGTTGCGCGCTGATTACATCCAGACGATGGCAGATGCCTACGAATCTGCGGAAGCGCTGGTGGAGGCCCTGCGGAGGGGAGACCGGGCCCGGGGAAGCGATCAGTTTTTTACCCAGTCAGCCGTCAACTTCCTGACGGCGGTAATCTATTTTCTGGCCCGCTACCAGCAGGGAAGGTATTCCACACTGGCGCATGTGCTGGCTTTTCTGAACCTGGGCTACGAGGAACTGTTTTCCACCCTGTTTCAGGAAGCAGAGCTGGAATTTGTGCTCAGTCCCTTTGAGAGTGCCTACCGGAACAAAGCCTACGAACAGTTGGAGGGGCAGATCGGGACGGTACGCGTGCAAACCAGCCGACTGCTCACCAAAGAAAGCTGCTGGGTCTTCACCGGAGACGATGTGCCTCTGGCCTTAAATGATCCTCGTCATCCATCGGTGCTGATCCTGGCCAACAACCCGGCGACCCAGAGCATCAACAGTGCCTGTTATTCTGTGGTGTTGAACCGCATCACGCGTCTGATCAACAGGAAAGGAGGTTGCCCTTCCGGCATCATCGCTGATGAGTTTCCCACGGTCTATTTTCACAAGATCGAGAACCTGATAGCAACCGCCCGCAGCAACCGGGTGGCGACGGTACTGGGGCTGCAGGATCTGCCCCAGCTCAAAGCACAGTACGGAAAAGAGACGGCCGATGTGCTTACCTCAGTGCCCGCGCATGTGCTCTCCGGGAAGGTCAATCACCGGGAAACGTTGGATTGGCTAGAGAAGCTCTTTGGCAAAGTAAAACAGGTGCGAGGCGGGCTTTCGATTGACCGGAACCGGACCACCAGCAGTCTTAACGAACACAGCGATGCCCTGATCCCGGCACACAAAATTGCAGATTTGAAAGCGGGTGAATTGGTCGGTAAACTGGCCTACGAATCGGATCGGTATACCGGACAGTACCAGACCAGTAACCTGCATTGCAAGGTCAACCTATCGCTCAAGGAGGTGGCAGAAGAAGAACAGAAGTACCAGGATCTACCCAGGTATTATAACTTTGGAGACGCCCAGCAGAAGCAACAACGGTTGTTGGCACACCTGCTGCAGGTGAAACAAGAAGTAAAACAGATCACACAACAGGCACAGAGCCATGCAAATTACGCAGGAAATGCTGGGCAGTAG
- a CDS encoding toprim domain-containing protein codes for MAYDFTYFKQRVSIIQAAEALGYRHNPHAGRNPVEYCHPEHANVIIRNPHDPVKQLYFTRHDDTNRGSVIDFVRHRLHLFGVRESSEMAGVNKVLHQLAQVDYQPTALLPEVGAKKTFVRERYHCRPAQLQDLGYLQRKRGLSEETLLAFLPYLQKVVDLESAKKWENIGFPYRVVEESQWRGLELVNYHFKRFAAGSDRQHACWFAGCTMVPEKVMWAESAIDAMSFFQLSQRTSPTRFSLKHTLYVAVGGALARAQAEHVLRLYPYARHYTIFDADLAGRLQTIRLAAYRLGVSLTLRREQHQVHFQLPDRTFAIPIDEISLHRFRTLSHLNVQLVEYRPRGKDFNQMLTE; via the coding sequence ATGGCTTACGATTTTACCTACTTTAAGCAGCGCGTTTCGATTATACAGGCCGCAGAAGCTTTGGGATATCGTCACAATCCTCATGCCGGACGCAATCCGGTCGAATACTGTCATCCGGAACATGCGAATGTGATCATCCGCAATCCGCATGATCCTGTCAAACAACTCTATTTTACCAGGCATGACGATACCAACCGTGGCTCTGTGATTGACTTTGTTCGGCACCGGCTTCACTTGTTTGGTGTTCGGGAATCTAGTGAGATGGCTGGCGTCAACAAAGTATTGCACCAGCTGGCTCAGGTCGATTATCAGCCGACTGCTCTTTTACCAGAGGTAGGTGCTAAAAAGACATTCGTCCGGGAGCGCTACCACTGTCGTCCGGCCCAGCTCCAGGACCTGGGTTACCTGCAACGGAAGCGCGGACTTTCTGAAGAAACGCTACTTGCCTTCTTGCCTTACCTGCAAAAAGTGGTGGACCTGGAATCAGCAAAGAAGTGGGAAAACATTGGATTTCCGTACCGGGTCGTGGAAGAAAGTCAGTGGCGGGGCCTGGAGCTGGTCAACTACCATTTCAAGCGGTTTGCCGCCGGTAGTGACCGGCAACACGCCTGTTGGTTTGCAGGCTGCACGATGGTCCCGGAAAAAGTAATGTGGGCCGAAAGTGCCATTGATGCCATGAGCTTTTTTCAGCTCTCCCAACGTACTTCACCCACTCGCTTCTCACTGAAACATACGCTTTATGTAGCCGTAGGAGGTGCCCTGGCCCGTGCTCAGGCAGAACATGTATTGCGCTTATATCCCTATGCTCGACACTATACCATTTTTGATGCCGATCTGGCGGGTCGGCTGCAGACCATACGCTTGGCGGCTTACCGGTTGGGCGTATCCCTTACGCTCCGCCGCGAGCAGCATCAGGTCCATTTTCAGCTGCCCGACCGGACGTTTGCAATCCCCATCGATGAAATCTCTCTGCACCGATTCCGAACGCTCTCACACTTAAATGTGCAACTCGTGGAATACCGGCCCCGTGGGAAAGACTTTAATCAGATGCTCACAGAATAA
- a CDS encoding DUF4099 domain-containing protein: protein MEYDLNRLPFVKLEKIGISKDDIFALPLDDIQALKTGRTTSLLDLHLQEADLKIKGKLSVYPLADGSLDLKVHPVRQQIQNDDQLGPKQLQQLQEGKLIVSERISLNGEKEKYLFQLDREINEIKKIRVADIQVPSSKLSAQQQADLLEGKKIVINTHQGEKSLRLDLINAKGYTLELMEQPRQVERKAAQVSREASPEVQPFHTLYAGEKKEKLLGKDAEGQLYEGKQTGETVQWKPAGPQAQAWVRENQIVIPFLPSTRTGQDTFYGKDLNGNYYVTEKREVASKGLKEGWLKIDRKEGMALETGEMQSLERAALPGKEIVGEVPAPARSAGHRR, encoded by the coding sequence ATGGAGTACGATCTGAACCGGCTGCCCTTTGTGAAACTGGAGAAAATAGGTATATCCAAAGATGATATATTCGCTTTGCCATTGGATGATATTCAGGCGTTAAAAACCGGCCGCACCACCAGCCTGTTGGATTTACACCTTCAGGAAGCGGATCTCAAAATCAAGGGGAAGTTGAGTGTCTATCCCCTGGCCGATGGATCGCTGGATCTGAAAGTACATCCTGTACGTCAACAAATCCAGAACGATGATCAGCTGGGACCAAAGCAGTTGCAGCAACTGCAGGAAGGAAAGCTGATCGTCTCTGAACGCATAAGTCTGAACGGGGAAAAGGAAAAATACCTTTTTCAACTGGACCGGGAGATCAACGAGATCAAGAAAATCAGGGTGGCTGACATTCAGGTACCCAGTAGTAAACTTTCAGCACAGCAACAGGCGGATCTGCTGGAAGGAAAGAAGATAGTGATCAACACCCACCAGGGGGAAAAAAGCTTAAGGCTCGATTTGATCAACGCCAAAGGCTACACACTGGAATTGATGGAACAGCCGCGGCAGGTGGAGCGGAAAGCAGCCCAGGTAAGCCGGGAAGCTTCACCGGAAGTTCAGCCTTTTCACACGTTGTATGCCGGAGAAAAGAAGGAGAAACTTTTAGGAAAAGATGCCGAAGGGCAGCTGTATGAAGGAAAACAGACCGGAGAGACTGTCCAGTGGAAGCCGGCAGGCCCACAGGCGCAGGCTTGGGTTCGTGAGAATCAGATTGTGATCCCGTTCCTACCAAGTACCCGAACCGGACAGGATACGTTTTACGGCAAAGACCTGAACGGGAATTACTATGTGACAGAGAAGCGGGAAGTAGCCAGCAAAGGCCTGAAAGAGGGCTGGCTGAAAATCGATCGGAAGGAGGGGATGGCCCTGGAAACAGGGGAAATGCAGTCTCTGGAACGAGCGGCTTTGCCCGGGAAAGAGATTGTAGGCGAAGTACCAGCCCCGGCGCGCTCCGCCGGTCACCGTCGTTAA
- the traK gene encoding conjugative transposon protein TraK, which translates to MKIRDIEKKMKLTLWTSLFSFITAVLLVVATLLFSYDLIQQERQQVYVLDHGVPLMVHLSNLESNRQVEYESHVNMFHLLFFTLPPDDDYIKYNIEKAMYLVDESGLQEYNNLREKGYYNAILSSSAVLSIRTDSIQVDLGRKQFTYYGTQRIERETSVLTRRLVTSGLLTDVPRTQNNPHGVLISGWKTVLNEDLKQVRKREF; encoded by the coding sequence ATGAAAATCAGAGACATAGAAAAAAAGATGAAGCTCACGTTGTGGACCTCCCTGTTCAGCTTCATAACGGCCGTGCTGCTGGTCGTGGCCACCCTGCTTTTTAGTTACGACCTCATTCAGCAGGAGCGCCAGCAGGTCTACGTCCTGGATCACGGCGTACCCCTGATGGTACACTTGTCCAACCTGGAATCTAACCGGCAGGTGGAGTATGAATCCCATGTCAATATGTTTCATCTTCTGTTTTTTACGTTGCCGCCGGATGATGACTACATCAAATACAACATAGAAAAGGCCATGTACCTGGTGGACGAGTCCGGCCTGCAGGAGTATAACAACCTTCGTGAAAAAGGCTATTACAATGCCATTCTTTCCAGTTCGGCCGTGCTCAGCATCCGAACGGATTCCATTCAGGTAGACCTTGGCCGGAAACAGTTTACCTATTACGGCACGCAGCGCATTGAACGGGAAACGAGTGTGCTGACACGCCGTCTTGTTACCTCCGGTCTGTTAACGGATGTACCCCGCACGCAGAACAATCCTCACGGCGTGCTGATCTCCGGATGGAAAACGGTGCTGAACGAAGACCTGAAACAGGTACGTAAACGTGAATTTTAA